In one window of Laspinema palackyanum D2c DNA:
- a CDS encoding response regulator yields the protein MLQGMGINRYSETMLTGSYDPHIVGLSMGMAIAVSYLTIALDGPLKTEPRSPRGGLTRGAAIASAWFAGMYLTGPTLGTRDQPFGGEVRIMLSLLVMAIAAGIGVAVIKGEVMKRDIFTVECQIREGTRATQVLWILAVAPGVSLILLSILDWTGIAPPFFGLPQDSLAMATAIANLLLVRIIPRFTLIKPESREPPQPPTPEESCDRQHPPDGSRFEILHPPDIESELAQTKTFLNSVIENMPLGLFIKDAKTLQFIRWNKASEQQFGYSQEQVLGKTDYDLFNSEEADFFTQSDRQALLTQQMADIPLEIVQTPHQGMRLLHTRKVPIIDETNSPKYLMGISEDITDWVEAQEEIIKQNQRAQLFAELTIKIRQSLDIGEILQTTVEEVRQVLHADRAIVFQLMADGTGIVVKESVVETCQPLLGNQITDTCFPKTYLEQYKQGRVNAICDVESAEIHACYQDLLRRIGVKANLVVPLLQRDAPEEPLRERLWGLLIAHQCSTPRHWTQFETELLQQLANQVSIALSQAQLLAEQTRISQKLAKQNIVLAQMKQAAVAANRAKSEFLASMSHEIRTPMNGVLGMTGLLLATELNPQQKHYAQTIFSSAEHLLTVINDILDFSKLEAREMHLNPIDFDLDECIESVVDLMVAPAQEKGLDLGICIDRNVPRHLFGDPARLRQILLNLVNNAIKFTEIGEVAIAVSAVCDSTSKADSLPPAQRNPVTLRFAVTDTGIGILPQDQTKLFQSFSQVDSSSTRKYGGTGLGLAISKQLVELMQGTIGVESELNQGSTFWFTVTLPVQQNRPEGENSRGTTLEMESLKLLVADESAMHRQSVQHFADRWGITVDQVTDPQSALSALRAAAAEGTPYHALLASVNLLEGDRSTLLQALKQEPNLATTRTIALAQFNQRAIAEALAPHWISAYIIKPLRGSQFVESLQQVLNPQGAGRDRPRGSHGEPFSGSAFSLAPPPLSPIKILIAEDHEINQQVIVFQLNTLGYHADCVNNGLEALDRLACEDYDLVFMDCQMPLKDGYEVTRELRQSEGNRHHTIVIALTAHALNSDRQKCLEAGMDDYISKPVLLEQLQAALDRWIPQIIPLQPPGSNLPENPQLKPTLNHGVSSSNALEPSGSLSPRNLPQETLEDSPIDWKRLQEISRGKLELQERLLRAFVDSLRGDIEVIRSACDRQDWSTVELKAHRIKGASLNMGARAIGAISTQIEDQVRGQVFEGIIPLLLSLESQIDRLGTCTQSLPPR from the coding sequence ATGCTCCAGGGAATGGGAATCAATCGCTATAGCGAGACTATGTTAACCGGCAGCTACGATCCTCACATAGTGGGGCTGTCAATGGGGATGGCGATCGCAGTGTCTTATCTGACGATCGCCCTGGATGGACCCCTTAAAACAGAACCAAGATCCCCCCGAGGTGGGTTGACAAGGGGTGCCGCGATCGCATCAGCTTGGTTTGCTGGAATGTATTTAACCGGACCCACCCTAGGGACCAGGGACCAGCCGTTTGGCGGGGAGGTTAGGATAATGCTGTCCCTGTTGGTGATGGCGATCGCTGCTGGGATCGGAGTTGCGGTTATTAAGGGTGAAGTCATGAAACGGGACATATTCACAGTTGAGTGTCAAATCAGGGAAGGGACGAGGGCAACCCAGGTCCTCTGGATCCTTGCTGTAGCCCCAGGGGTTAGTCTAATCCTCCTCAGCATTTTAGATTGGACTGGAATCGCCCCCCCATTTTTCGGACTCCCTCAGGACTCCCTGGCAATGGCGACGGCGATCGCCAACTTACTCCTAGTCAGGATAATCCCTCGTTTTACCTTGATCAAGCCGGAGAGCCGTGAACCGCCACAACCCCCCACTCCCGAGGAAAGTTGCGATCGCCAACATCCCCCCGACGGATCCCGGTTCGAGATCCTCCACCCTCCAGACATTGAATCCGAATTAGCACAAACCAAAACCTTTCTCAACTCAGTTATTGAAAATATGCCCCTCGGCTTATTTATCAAAGATGCCAAAACCTTGCAATTTATTCGGTGGAATAAAGCCAGCGAACAACAATTTGGCTATTCCCAAGAGCAAGTTTTAGGCAAAACTGACTATGATTTATTTAATTCAGAAGAAGCGGATTTTTTCACTCAAAGCGATCGCCAAGCCCTCTTAACCCAACAAATGGCAGATATTCCCTTAGAAATTGTTCAAACTCCACATCAAGGGATGAGATTGCTTCATACTCGTAAAGTCCCGATTATCGATGAAACTAACAGCCCTAAATATCTCATGGGAATTTCTGAAGACATTACCGATTGGGTAGAAGCCCAGGAGGAAATTATCAAACAAAATCAACGTGCTCAACTCTTTGCGGAATTGACCATCAAAATTCGTCAATCCTTAGATATTGGAGAAATTCTCCAAACCACCGTTGAAGAAGTCCGACAAGTTCTCCACGCGGATCGGGCGATCGTCTTTCAACTGATGGCTGATGGAACCGGAATTGTGGTCAAAGAATCTGTCGTTGAAACCTGTCAGCCCCTATTAGGAAATCAGATTACCGATACCTGCTTTCCCAAAACCTATTTAGAACAATACAAACAAGGCAGAGTCAATGCCATCTGCGATGTCGAGTCCGCAGAGATTCACGCTTGCTATCAGGACTTGCTTAGACGAATCGGCGTTAAAGCCAACCTCGTCGTGCCATTACTCCAAAGGGATGCCCCAGAGGAACCCCTGCGGGAACGATTGTGGGGATTACTAATTGCCCATCAATGTTCCACCCCCCGCCACTGGACACAATTTGAAACCGAATTGCTACAACAACTTGCCAATCAAGTCAGCATTGCCCTCTCTCAAGCCCAACTGCTGGCAGAGCAAACCCGCATCTCCCAAAAACTGGCCAAACAAAACATTGTTTTAGCCCAGATGAAACAGGCGGCAGTGGCCGCTAATCGGGCCAAGAGTGAGTTTTTAGCCAGTATGAGCCATGAAATCCGCACCCCCATGAATGGCGTACTCGGAATGACGGGATTGCTCCTGGCAACGGAATTAAATCCCCAACAAAAACACTATGCTCAAACAATTTTTTCCAGTGCTGAACATCTGTTAACGGTGATTAACGATATTCTCGACTTTTCTAAATTAGAAGCGCGAGAAATGCATCTCAACCCAATTGATTTCGATTTGGATGAATGTATAGAATCCGTGGTGGATTTGATGGTGGCTCCAGCCCAAGAAAAGGGACTGGATTTGGGCATTTGCATCGATCGCAACGTTCCTCGGCATCTGTTTGGAGATCCGGCGCGCTTGCGTCAGATTTTGCTGAATTTAGTCAATAATGCGATTAAATTTACCGAAATTGGGGAAGTGGCGATCGCCGTGAGTGCCGTCTGCGATTCCACCTCAAAGGCAGATTCCCTACCCCCGGCGCAGCGCAATCCCGTCACCTTGCGATTTGCCGTCACCGATACGGGGATTGGCATTTTACCCCAGGATCAAACCAAGTTGTTTCAATCCTTTTCCCAAGTGGATAGTTCCTCCACCCGCAAGTATGGTGGGACCGGGTTAGGATTGGCTATCTCTAAGCAATTGGTGGAACTGATGCAGGGGACGATTGGCGTTGAAAGCGAATTGAATCAGGGTTCTACCTTTTGGTTTACCGTTACCTTGCCGGTACAGCAAAATCGCCCAGAAGGGGAAAATTCCCGGGGTACAACCTTGGAGATGGAGTCTCTAAAACTGCTGGTTGCCGATGAGAGTGCCATGCATCGTCAGTCGGTACAGCATTTTGCCGATCGCTGGGGAATTACCGTGGATCAAGTCACGGACCCCCAGAGTGCCCTGAGTGCCTTGCGCGCAGCGGCAGCGGAGGGAACCCCATACCATGCACTTCTGGCAAGTGTGAACCTCCTGGAGGGCGATCGCTCAACTCTGTTACAAGCCCTGAAGCAGGAGCCAAATTTGGCGACAACCCGGACGATCGCCTTAGCTCAGTTTAATCAACGGGCGATCGCCGAAGCCTTAGCACCCCATTGGATCAGTGCTTATATCATCAAACCCTTACGGGGGTCTCAGTTTGTGGAAAGCTTGCAGCAGGTTTTAAATCCGCAGGGGGCTGGGCGCGATCGCCCCCGAGGGTCTCACGGAGAACCCTTCTCTGGCTCCGCCTTCTCCTTGGCCCCTCCTCCCCTCTCCCCCATTAAAATCTTAATCGCCGAAGATCACGAGATTAATCAACAAGTGATTGTCTTTCAACTCAATACCTTGGGCTACCATGCCGATTGTGTCAATAATGGACTCGAAGCCCTCGATCGCCTTGCCTGTGAAGATTATGATCTGGTGTTTATGGATTGTCAGATGCCCCTGAAAGATGGCTATGAGGTGACCCGCGAACTCCGGCAGTCCGAAGGAAACCGCCATCATACCATCGTCATCGCCCTGACTGCTCATGCGCTCAATAGCGATCGCCAAAAGTGTCTGGAGGCGGGAATGGATGACTATATCAGCAAACCCGTCCTCCTCGAACAATTACAGGCAGCACTCGATCGCTGGATTCCCCAGATCATCCCCCTTCAGCCCCCGGGGTCCAATTTGCCCGAAAACCCCCAACTAAAACCCACTCTCAATCACGGGGTCAGCAGTTCTAACGCCTTGGAACCATCCGGGTCCTTGTCTCCTAGAAATTTACCGCAGGAAACCCTGGAAGATTCACCGATTGATTGGAAGCGTCTCCAGGAGATTTCCCGAGGTAAACTGGAATTACAAGAACGTCTGCTGCGAGCCTTTGTGGATAGCCTGCGGGGGGATATCGAGGTGATTCGTTCCGCCTGCGATCGCCAGGATTGGAGTACCGTTGAGTTAAAAGCTCACCGGATAAAAGGAGCCAGCCTGAATATGGGTGCAAGGGCGATCGGGGCCATTTCCACCCAAATTGAGGACCAAGTGCGGGGCCAGGTGTTTGAAGGGATCATCCCCTTGTTGTTGAGTTTAGAATCTCAAATTGATCGCCTGGGAACTTGCACTCAATCTCTCCCCCCGCGATAA
- a CDS encoding glycosyltransferase family 2 protein — protein sequence MTKLIIQIPCYNEEQTLGLTLSELPRELPGIDKIEWLVIDDGSRDRTVEVAKACGVDHIVRLANNQGLAKAFMAGLEASLKAGADIIVNTDADNQYCAEDIPALIHPILLGTAEIVIGARPIQDIEHFSPTKKFLQRLGSWVVRLASNTRIPDAPSGFRAFSREAAMQLNVFNQYTYTLETIIQAGQKGMAITSVPIRTNGELRPSRLVKSIPSYIHRSILTIFRIFMTYKPLRFFLLLGSFPLGLGVALGLRWLGFFLMGTDRTRIPSLILAAILILIGVQLIILGLVADLLAVNRKLLEDIQLRMRRADYAKREEKGQEHC from the coding sequence ATGACGAAACTAATTATTCAAATTCCCTGTTATAACGAAGAACAGACTCTGGGACTTACCCTGAGTGAACTACCCCGTGAGTTACCGGGGATTGATAAAATTGAGTGGTTGGTGATTGATGATGGTAGTCGCGATCGCACGGTGGAAGTGGCTAAAGCTTGTGGGGTGGATCATATTGTTCGTCTTGCCAATAATCAAGGTTTGGCTAAGGCATTTATGGCGGGATTAGAAGCCTCTCTAAAAGCCGGTGCTGATATTATTGTAAATACCGATGCGGATAATCAATATTGTGCTGAAGATATCCCGGCTTTGATTCACCCTATTTTATTAGGAACTGCGGAAATTGTCATTGGTGCACGACCGATTCAAGATATTGAACATTTTTCCCCGACTAAAAAATTCTTGCAACGCCTAGGGAGTTGGGTGGTGCGTCTGGCTAGTAATACGAGAATCCCCGACGCACCGAGTGGCTTTCGGGCTTTTAGTCGGGAAGCGGCGATGCAGTTAAATGTTTTTAATCAATATACCTATACCTTAGAAACGATTATCCAAGCGGGACAGAAAGGGATGGCAATTACTTCGGTCCCCATCCGCACCAATGGAGAGTTACGACCTTCTCGATTAGTCAAGAGTATTCCCAGCTATATTCATCGGTCTATTTTAACTATTTTTAGAATTTTTATGACCTATAAACCCCTGCGTTTCTTCCTGCTTTTAGGAAGTTTTCCCCTGGGGTTAGGGGTGGCTTTGGGGTTGCGCTGGTTAGGTTTCTTTTTAATGGGAACTGACCGGACTCGAATTCCGAGCTTGATTTTAGCCGCTATTTTAATTCTAATCGGGGTGCAACTGATTATCCTAGGTTTGGTGGCTGATTTATTGGCGGTGAATCGCAAGTTGCTGGAAGATATTCAACTGAGGATGCGGAGGGCAGACTATGCTAAACGCGAGGAAAAAGGTCAGGAACATTGTTAA
- a CDS encoding zinc ribbon domain-containing protein, with translation MPLYTYFCPSTNQKLDVTHSIKDKAQTWGELCQLANLEPGQTPLSAPVRRLISAPAVMFPTGNSELKSHGFSKLVKRDDGVYENVTATDGESRIVRPGDRNTYPDLKKKIGD, from the coding sequence ATGCCGCTCTATACTTATTTCTGTCCTAGTACCAATCAAAAACTGGACGTAACTCACTCCATTAAAGATAAAGCGCAAACTTGGGGAGAATTGTGCCAGTTGGCAAACCTCGAACCGGGACAGACGCCTCTATCTGCACCCGTGCGACGTCTAATCAGCGCCCCTGCGGTGATGTTTCCCACCGGCAACAGCGAGCTCAAAAGTCACGGGTTTAGCAAATTGGTGAAACGGGACGATGGGGTTTATGAAAATGTCACCGCCACTGATGGAGAAAGTCGGATTGTCCGACCCGGCGATCGCAACACCTATCCTGATTTGAAAAAGAAAATCGGCGACTAA
- a CDS encoding B12-binding domain-containing radical SAM protein — protein sequence MRVLLLYPLFPKSFWSFEKALALVDRKALLPPLCLVTVAALLPQEWEYKLADRNIRDITEEEWEWADLVILSAMIVQQEDFLALIREAKQRSKPVAVGGPYVTSLPKEAAAAGADYLILDEGEITLPLFVEALKRGEKTGTFSANGEKADVTQTPIPRFDLLDRHAYDTMAIQFSRGCPFQCEFCDIIVLYGRKSRTKHPSQILAELDRLLELGFTQAVFLVDDNFIGNKRNVKLLLKELKIWQERNRYPFRLITEASVDLGQDPELLEMMVDCNFYVVFLGIETPDEESLTLTKKFQNTRDSLSDSVQAITQAGMRVMAGFIIGFDGEKPGAGDRIVQFVENTSIPMAMFSMLQALPHTALWERLQKEGRLNTGIANGNQTTLMNFIPTRPLEEIAREYIDGFWQLYDPQRYLDRTYRHFMIMGKPRNPVPRRRMNWPTIRAFLTICWRQGIVRPTRWKFWLYLLNILRHNPRVVDHYLALCGLFEHFSEYRTIVRDQIESQLAEYLAEQKRIEAYEAEREESAVA from the coding sequence ATGCGTGTCTTACTTTTATATCCACTTTTTCCCAAAAGTTTCTGGTCCTTTGAAAAAGCTTTAGCTTTAGTCGATCGCAAAGCCCTACTACCGCCCCTCTGTTTAGTCACCGTTGCCGCCTTGTTACCCCAGGAATGGGAATATAAACTCGCCGATCGCAACATTCGTGACATCACCGAGGAAGAATGGGAATGGGCAGATTTAGTCATTTTATCGGCCATGATTGTTCAACAAGAAGATTTTCTGGCCCTGATTCGAGAAGCTAAACAGCGTTCTAAACCCGTAGCTGTCGGTGGACCTTACGTTACATCCCTCCCCAAGGAAGCCGCAGCCGCCGGTGCCGATTACCTGATTTTAGATGAAGGAGAAATCACTCTTCCCCTATTTGTGGAAGCTCTAAAACGAGGGGAAAAAACTGGCACTTTCAGCGCTAACGGAGAAAAAGCCGACGTTACGCAAACTCCCATACCCCGCTTTGATTTATTAGATCGTCATGCCTATGATACGATGGCGATCCAATTTTCTCGGGGCTGTCCTTTTCAATGCGAATTCTGCGATATTATTGTCCTCTACGGACGCAAATCTCGCACTAAACATCCCTCCCAAATTTTAGCCGAACTCGATCGCCTCTTAGAATTGGGATTTACTCAAGCGGTTTTTCTGGTAGATGACAACTTTATTGGCAATAAGCGCAACGTTAAACTTTTGCTCAAAGAGTTGAAAATTTGGCAAGAAAGAAATCGCTATCCCTTCCGGTTAATTACGGAAGCCTCCGTTGATTTAGGCCAAGATCCAGAATTGCTAGAAATGATGGTGGACTGCAATTTTTATGTAGTCTTTTTGGGAATTGAAACCCCCGATGAAGAAAGCCTAACCCTGACCAAAAAGTTCCAAAATACCCGAGATTCTCTCAGTGATTCAGTCCAAGCAATTACCCAGGCGGGAATGCGGGTGATGGCAGGATTTATTATTGGCTTTGATGGAGAAAAACCGGGGGCAGGCGATCGCATTGTCCAGTTTGTCGAAAATACCTCCATTCCAATGGCAATGTTCAGTATGTTGCAAGCCCTTCCCCATACCGCACTCTGGGAGAGATTACAGAAAGAAGGGCGCTTAAATACTGGAATTGCCAATGGCAACCAAACCACCTTAATGAACTTCATTCCCACCCGACCTCTGGAAGAAATTGCCCGGGAATACATTGATGGATTTTGGCAACTCTACGATCCCCAACGCTATTTAGACCGCACCTACCGCCACTTTATGATCATGGGTAAACCCCGGAATCCGGTACCGAGGCGTCGAATGAACTGGCCTACCATTCGCGCATTTTTAACCATTTGCTGGCGGCAAGGAATAGTTCGTCCCACCCGGTGGAAATTCTGGCTTTATTTGCTTAATATTCTCCGCCATAATCCCCGGGTCGTGGATCATTATTTGGCGCTGTGCGGACTCTTTGAACATTTCAGCGAATATCGGACCATCGTTCGAGACCAAATTGAAAGTCAACTGGCTGAATATTTAGCAGAACAAAAGCGGATTGAAGCTTATGAAGCTGAACGAGAAGAGTCGGCTGTAGCTTAA
- a CDS encoding glutathione S-transferase family protein produces the protein MSLGQLVNGKWSTDWTEQDENGNFKRMSTQFHNWVTVDGSSDFPAVAGRYHLYISLGCPWAHRTALLWKLKGLENIIGLSIVDPVISDQGWQFSDYSGCIRDTVNQAEYLWQVYVKSAPNYTGRVTVPVLWDKQTNQIVNNESRQIIQMFNSAFDDLGANSVDFYPLELQETIDRVIDQIYQPINNGVYRSGFAASQSAYEEAVTQLFQALETWEQLLSKQRYLCGDEVTLADWCLFTTLFRFDSAYYGLFKCNLKRLVDFPHLWDYCRALYQYPRVSSVCNIDHVKRLYYVGLPELNPTRIVPLGPVADFRQPCSPWRVETSTHIMSIRG, from the coding sequence ATGTCATTAGGTCAATTAGTTAACGGAAAATGGTCCACCGATTGGACGGAACAAGATGAGAATGGGAACTTTAAGCGGATGTCTACCCAGTTTCATAATTGGGTGACGGTTGATGGATCGAGCGATTTTCCCGCTGTCGCTGGACGTTATCACCTGTACATTTCATTAGGTTGTCCTTGGGCACATCGTACCGCATTGTTATGGAAACTCAAAGGACTGGAAAATATTATTGGGCTATCGATCGTCGATCCGGTAATTAGTGACCAGGGCTGGCAGTTTTCTGATTATTCAGGATGCATTCGTGATACGGTGAATCAGGCTGAATACCTGTGGCAGGTTTATGTCAAGTCTGCACCCAATTATACCGGCAGAGTGACTGTACCTGTATTGTGGGACAAACAGACGAATCAAATCGTCAATAATGAATCTCGCCAAATTATTCAGATGTTTAATTCTGCATTTGATGACTTGGGTGCAAATTCTGTTGACTTTTATCCATTGGAGCTTCAGGAAACCATTGATCGCGTCATAGACCAAATCTATCAACCGATTAACAACGGTGTCTATCGATCGGGCTTTGCTGCTTCCCAATCAGCCTACGAAGAAGCTGTAACACAGTTGTTTCAAGCCTTAGAGACCTGGGAGCAATTGCTATCTAAGCAACGGTACCTTTGCGGCGACGAAGTTACCCTAGCCGATTGGTGTTTATTTACCACCCTATTTCGATTTGATTCCGCCTATTATGGGCTGTTCAAGTGCAATCTAAAGCGGCTGGTTGATTTTCCTCACCTCTGGGATTATTGTCGAGCTTTGTACCAATATCCCAGGGTGTCATCGGTTTGTAATATTGACCATGTAAAACGCCTCTATTATGTGGGATTACCCGAACTCAATCCGACTCGCATTGTGCCCCTCGGGCCAGTGGCTGATTTTAGGCAACCCTGTAGCCCTTGGCGGGTTGAGACATCCACGCACATCATGAGTATAAGGGGTTGA
- a CDS encoding DODA-type extradiol aromatic ring-opening family dioxygenase, with protein MDSLPTLFISHGAPDLPLQDGAVTAFLKSLHQHFPKPKAILVISAHWYSAMPTVSTAVAPRTIHDFSGFPAALYKLNYPAPGSPELGDRVVTLLKQAGIPCQTDSARGFDHGTWTPLMVAYPAADIPVVQLSIQYYRDATYHWQLGQALEPLRQEGVLIIGSGSATHNLHAFSAQYDAAPPSWVQQFDVWLREAIAQQDWQRLMQYRQLAPYAHENHPTEEHLLPLFVALGAAGSQAKGIQLHQSYTYGAFSMAAYAFTSLNFH; from the coding sequence ATGGACAGCTTGCCAACGCTCTTTATTTCCCACGGGGCACCGGATTTACCCCTTCAAGATGGCGCTGTAACAGCATTTCTGAAATCGCTCCATCAACATTTTCCAAAACCCAAAGCAATCTTGGTCATTTCGGCTCATTGGTATTCGGCAATGCCCACGGTGAGTACAGCAGTTGCCCCTCGGACAATTCATGATTTTTCAGGATTTCCAGCGGCCCTGTACAAACTCAACTATCCAGCACCAGGGTCACCGGAACTAGGCGATCGCGTTGTCACCTTGCTCAAGCAGGCTGGTATTCCCTGCCAAACCGATTCAGCCCGTGGGTTTGACCACGGGACTTGGACCCCACTGATGGTAGCCTACCCAGCCGCAGATATTCCCGTAGTGCAACTATCAATTCAGTATTATCGGGATGCCACCTACCATTGGCAACTAGGACAAGCATTAGAACCCTTACGGCAGGAAGGTGTGCTGATCATTGGCAGTGGGAGTGCCACCCATAATCTTCATGCTTTTAGCGCCCAGTATGATGCGGCACCACCCTCCTGGGTTCAGCAGTTTGATGTATGGCTAAGGGAAGCGATCGCCCAACAGGACTGGCAACGCTTGATGCAGTATCGTCAACTCGCACCCTACGCCCACGAGAATCACCCCACTGAAGAACATCTTTTGCCCCTATTTGTCGCATTGGGGGCAGCAGGATCGCAAGCGAAAGGGATTCAACTCCACCAGAGTTACACCTATGGCGCTTTCAGCATGGCCGCCTATGCCTTCACATCACTAAATTTTCACTGA
- a CDS encoding DoxX family protein, whose amino-acid sequence MMKITVLDPVPVVTQSRSQRLTKPALEIETALYGITLLRVSLGLLFLAHGFLKVVVFTLPGTAQFFTTMGLPGFMAAPVALAEIVGGLFLIAGIYSRWIALGLFPILLVATFKVHGGNGWLFTNQGGGWEFPAFFAIACLVQFLLGNGAWAMGEILPRKRT is encoded by the coding sequence ATGATGAAGATTACGGTTCTTGATCCTGTCCCAGTCGTTACTCAATCGCGATCGCAACGTTTGACGAAACCCGCCCTTGAAATAGAGACAGCATTGTATGGCATTACGCTCTTACGGGTGAGTTTGGGGCTATTGTTCCTAGCGCATGGATTCTTGAAAGTGGTGGTCTTTACGCTACCCGGAACGGCGCAATTTTTTACCACAATGGGACTTCCAGGTTTTATGGCTGCACCTGTGGCTTTAGCTGAGATTGTAGGGGGACTATTTCTGATAGCGGGGATTTACAGCCGCTGGATTGCGTTAGGTTTGTTCCCGATTCTGCTAGTAGCAACGTTCAAAGTGCATGGTGGTAATGGCTGGTTGTTTACCAATCAGGGTGGGGGCTGGGAATTTCCGGCATTTTTTGCGATCGCTTGTTTAGTGCAATTTTTGCTAGGAAATGGAGCTTGGGCAATGGGTGAAATTTTGCCACGCAAACGGACCTAG
- a CDS encoding CDGSH iron-sulfur domain-containing protein, with protein MTHSNSQKPVAVRLDAGTHWLCSCGLSKNLPYCDGGHKGTSFQPVALELNSPKNVEITL; from the coding sequence ATGACCCACTCTAATTCCCAGAAACCAGTTGCAGTGCGCCTAGATGCTGGAACCCATTGGCTTTGTAGTTGTGGGTTGTCTAAAAACTTGCCCTATTGCGATGGGGGGCATAAGGGTACATCATTTCAACCTGTCGCCTTAGAACTGAATAGCCCTAAGAATGTCGAGATTACGCTCTAA
- a CDS encoding MarR family winged helix-turn-helix transcriptional regulator: MPEKSTIQAAKASFLPAMRELVRTYQAFSSYSEAHVRQFDLTPAQFDVIATLGNTNGLSMGEIGEKTLITKGTLTGVIDRLIKKQLVIREVPQDNRRNVIVQLTDQGQELFEQSFPSHIAHLKERFDLLQPTEVEVLTNLLVQLRQAFQK; encoded by the coding sequence ATGCCCGAAAAATCAACGATTCAAGCTGCGAAAGCGTCTTTTTTGCCCGCGATGCGGGAACTCGTTCGGACCTATCAGGCGTTTTCCTCTTACTCTGAGGCGCACGTTCGACAATTTGATTTAACCCCTGCTCAGTTTGATGTGATTGCTACCTTGGGTAATACCAACGGACTCAGCATGGGTGAAATTGGGGAGAAAACGTTGATTACCAAAGGTACTTTAACGGGTGTCATCGATCGCCTCATCAAAAAACAACTCGTCATCCGTGAAGTCCCACAAGACAATCGTCGTAACGTTATTGTGCAATTAACAGATCAGGGACAGGAGCTCTTTGAGCAGTCTTTCCCTAGCCACATAGCTCATCTTAAAGAACGCTTCGATCTCCTCCAACCCACAGAGGTAGAGGTTCTCACCAACCTCCTCGTGCAACTCAGGCAAGCCTTTCAGAAATAA
- a CDS encoding DUF4070 domain-containing protein, with product MNQTTLMNFIPTRPLEEIAREYIEGFWQLYDPQRYLDRTYRHFMIMGKPRNPVMRRMNWPTIRAFLTICWRQGIVRPTRWKFWLYLVNILRHNPRVVDHYLALCGLFEHFSEYRTIVRDPIESQLGEYLAEQKRIEAYESEREESAVA from the coding sequence GTGAATCAAACCACCTTAATGAACTTCATTCCCACCCGACCTCTGGAAGAAATTGCCCGGGAATACATTGAGGGATTTTGGCAACTCTACGATCCCCAACGCTATTTAGACCGCACCTACCGCCATTTTATGATCATGGGTAAACCCCGGAATCCGGTAATGCGTCGAATGAACTGGCCGACCATTCGCGCATTTTTAACCATTTGCTGGCGGCAAGGAATAGTTCGTCCCACCCGGTGGAAATTCTGGCTTTATTTGGTTAATATTCTCCGCCATAATCCCCGGGTCGTGGATCATTATTTGGCGCTGTGCGGACTCTTTGAACATTTCAGCGAATATCGAACCATTGTTCGAGACCCAATTGAAAGTCAACTGGGTGAATATTTAGCAGAACAAAAGCGGATTGAAGCTTATGAATCTGAACGAGAAGAGTCGGCTGTAGCTTAA
- a CDS encoding TspO/MBR family protein, with product MIKSWMVIAAIGTLVAGLGSALTGSDIRWFNRLQRPRWLTFEKAIPIIWTVIFICGGWSAYLVWEADPGSQLTWVLMGFYLILEMVTISYTAVMCKLRSLTVGTIIGATGGLLSYLLALSVWSISTWAVVLLIPYMIWSPIGTYTTWAMVQLNPEDR from the coding sequence ATGATTAAGTCTTGGATGGTGATTGCGGCGATCGGCACTTTGGTGGCGGGTCTGGGTAGTGCCTTAACTGGGTCAGATATTCGCTGGTTTAATCGGTTGCAGCGTCCCCGATGGTTGACCTTTGAAAAGGCTATTCCCATCATTTGGACGGTCATTTTTATCTGTGGCGGTTGGTCCGCTTATTTGGTTTGGGAAGCCGACCCGGGAAGTCAACTGACTTGGGTTTTAATGGGGTTTTATTTAATCTTAGAAATGGTCACCATTTCTTATACCGCAGTGATGTGTAAATTGCGAAGTCTCACCGTGGGGACAATTATTGGCGCGACTGGAGGATTACTCAGCTATTTGTTAGCCTTAAGTGTTTGGTCGATTTCAACTTGGGCGGTGGTTTTATTAATTCCTTATATGATTTGGAGTCCGATTGGTACTTATACCACTTGGGCAATGGTTCAGCTAAATCCAGAGGACCGCTAA